In the Streptomyces sp. cg36 genome, one interval contains:
- the tgmA gene encoding putative ATP-grasp-modified RiPP, whose product MTPFTLRYAVPKQRADLPVAYRFDPSRQLNVLPDGRPAVDDRELLRAAGTTASTAGSQTHFDD is encoded by the coding sequence ATGACACCGTTCACCCTGCGCTACGCCGTGCCGAAACAGCGGGCGGACCTGCCGGTCGCCTATCGCTTCGACCCCTCGCGGCAGCTGAACGTCCTGCCCGACGGGCGGCCCGCCGTCGACGACCGCGAGCTGCTCCGGGCGGCCGGCACCACCGCGTCGACCGCCGGTTCCCAGACCCACTTCGACGACTGA
- the tgmB gene encoding ATP-grasp ribosomal peptide maturase, protein MTVLILTCEEDVTTDLVVTELHRRGVPLVRLDPADLPGRAVLSAEYAHGDFAGHLSVDGFLVSMSGLRSVWVRRPGRPAAHAAEPSAWLTAETGQALYGMLYSASARWMNHPREAERARHKPWQLRVAHSSGFAVPPTVVTTVPGVARQFAREHRDVVVKSAAGPPPDQPGTALPTTLIGPGEDFSSVRAGPVLLQRYVPKKADVRLTCVGERLFGARKVCAPGVVDGRFDESGHRWEPVEVPDRTAVAVRAYLRLARLAYAAFDFAEDEDGLWWFLECNQGGQFGFVELETGQPMAEAVAAWLAR, encoded by the coding sequence ATGACGGTCCTCATCCTGACCTGCGAGGAGGACGTCACCACCGACCTGGTGGTGACCGAGCTGCACCGGCGGGGCGTGCCCCTGGTGCGCCTCGATCCCGCGGACCTGCCGGGCCGTGCGGTGCTCTCCGCCGAGTACGCCCACGGCGACTTCGCCGGGCATCTGTCGGTCGACGGCTTCCTGGTGAGCATGAGCGGCCTGCGCTCGGTGTGGGTGCGCCGCCCCGGCCGCCCGGCCGCGCACGCGGCGGAGCCCTCGGCGTGGCTGACCGCGGAGACCGGGCAGGCGCTGTACGGGATGCTGTACTCCGCGTCGGCGCGCTGGATGAACCATCCGCGCGAGGCCGAGCGGGCCCGGCACAAGCCGTGGCAGCTGCGGGTCGCCCACTCCAGCGGCTTCGCGGTGCCGCCCACGGTGGTCACCACGGTCCCCGGGGTGGCCCGGCAGTTCGCCCGGGAGCACCGGGACGTGGTGGTGAAGAGCGCGGCCGGGCCGCCGCCGGACCAGCCGGGGACGGCGCTGCCGACGACCCTGATCGGGCCCGGGGAGGACTTCTCCAGCGTGCGGGCGGGACCGGTGCTGCTCCAGCGGTACGTGCCGAAGAAGGCGGACGTCCGGCTGACGTGCGTGGGGGAGCGGCTGTTCGGCGCCCGGAAGGTCTGCGCGCCCGGCGTGGTGGACGGGCGCTTCGACGAGAGCGGCCACCGCTGGGAGCCGGTCGAGGTGCCGGACCGGACAGCGGTGGCGGTGCGCGCGTATCTGCGGCTGGCCCGACTGGCGTACGCGGCCTTCGACTTCGCGGAGGACGAGGACGGGCTGTGGTGGTTCCTGGAGTGCAACCAGGGGGGCCAGTTCGGCTTCGTCGAGCTGGAGACGGGGCAGCCGATGGCGGAGGCGGTCGCCGCCTGGCTGGCCCGCTGA